A single genomic interval of Microbulbifer variabilis harbors:
- a CDS encoding FAD-dependent oxidoreductase codes for MSQEIPVDVLILGGGIQGVTLMRELMPEYSVVLVDDEFGDAESLHFHGYFSSGWNAANPLAAEIYRCAAQRWHKELATSGVNSRITDFHAALTPDFLSTVEDNWARAAIPFEEVELPEIFDPDNLPSNRRFRFPDDLIFDGAAAYRSVSEPLRKQIYRGRLASFQLGGAGIEQVTLDMDGRSCELKPELVISACGAGNAEVIRHLGVAEEQIQNAQLVRPLHMLLARGPNIPPVSALLIDLVVMYHPLEDGEGLWILTLNPEVPKFKAGVVDMCIPPEIENDLLCASFERLSSAMVAFEAWAQGCQWSVYAGWKTDAPGPDGDLLVGLDYPTPYQLDDYGVKNFLAVWPNHWGLAANVADDAGNWVRSKLKSRHPQPGADSGLSPGSGVGHPIENKWQSDKLNWLCWEDFARKVGYHH; via the coding sequence ATGTCACAGGAAATTCCCGTTGATGTACTGATCCTAGGAGGTGGTATTCAGGGGGTAACCCTGATGAGAGAGCTGATGCCAGAGTACTCGGTGGTACTGGTCGACGATGAGTTCGGTGACGCCGAGTCTCTGCATTTTCACGGTTATTTCTCTTCCGGCTGGAATGCGGCTAACCCCCTAGCTGCTGAAATTTACCGATGTGCCGCACAGCGCTGGCACAAAGAACTTGCGACTAGCGGCGTGAACAGTCGAATAACAGATTTCCATGCAGCGCTGACTCCGGACTTTCTAAGCACTGTTGAAGATAACTGGGCCAGAGCGGCTATTCCCTTTGAGGAAGTTGAGTTGCCTGAGATCTTTGATCCGGATAATTTGCCATCAAATCGCAGGTTCAGATTTCCTGATGATCTTATTTTTGATGGAGCTGCAGCCTATCGCAGTGTGAGCGAACCCTTGAGGAAGCAAATCTATCGTGGGAGGTTGGCCTCGTTTCAGCTTGGAGGGGCAGGGATTGAGCAAGTAACTCTGGATATGGATGGTCGCTCGTGTGAGTTAAAACCAGAGCTGGTGATTTCTGCCTGTGGTGCGGGGAATGCTGAAGTAATTCGGCACTTGGGTGTGGCAGAGGAGCAGATACAAAATGCTCAGTTAGTAAGACCTCTGCATATGCTCTTGGCTCGCGGCCCCAATATCCCGCCAGTTTCAGCTTTGTTGATCGACTTGGTAGTGATGTATCACCCGCTGGAGGATGGGGAAGGGCTCTGGATTCTTACTCTTAACCCAGAAGTTCCCAAGTTCAAGGCGGGTGTTGTCGATATGTGTATTCCGCCAGAAATAGAGAATGATCTACTTTGTGCATCTTTTGAGCGCCTTTCCAGCGCGATGGTGGCTTTTGAGGCTTGGGCGCAGGGCTGCCAGTGGTCGGTATATGCAGGCTGGAAAACAGATGCACCGGGACCAGATGGTGATCTATTAGTAGGCTTGGATTATCCCACTCCATACCAACTGGATGATTATGGCGTGAAAAATTTTCTCGCGGTGTGGCCAAACCATTGGGGCTTGGCTGCTAATGTCGCCGATGATGCTGGAAACTGGGTGCGTTCCAAGCTCAAAAGCCGTCACCCCCAGCCGGGCGCCGATAGTGGATTGTCTCCAGGCTCGGGGGTTGGCCATCCCATAGAAAATAAGTGGCAGAGCGACAAGCTCAACTGGCTGTGCTGGGAAGATTTCGCTCGAAAAGTAGGCTATCACCATTAA
- a CDS encoding 3-keto-disaccharide hydrolase, producing the protein MMKNLTKARSKLSVAIAAAVMLGSAGCERVPVSNAQQVGGEWRYLFDGETLQGWTGTNGSQIGEAWQVVNGNLVLTAGGAGDLVTAEQFEDFELQLEWKISEGGNSGIIYRVADGDAPVWMSGMEYQVLDNAAFPNLEKPSHSAGSVFDMYAPSEESVKPAGQFNQTRIRVENGKVEHWLNGNKIVSYELWSEDWGKRLAGSKFSNYPDFARSESGYIALQDHGDKVWYRNIKIREL; encoded by the coding sequence ATGATGAAAAACCTTACTAAAGCCAGATCCAAACTATCCGTAGCGATTGCAGCAGCAGTGATGCTGGGTTCTGCAGGTTGCGAGCGGGTGCCCGTGTCGAATGCCCAACAAGTGGGCGGAGAGTGGCGTTACCTGTTTGATGGAGAAACGTTACAGGGCTGGACTGGCACAAATGGCTCGCAAATTGGAGAGGCCTGGCAGGTTGTTAATGGCAATCTGGTCTTAACTGCCGGAGGTGCTGGGGATCTGGTAACAGCTGAACAATTCGAGGATTTTGAATTGCAGCTGGAGTGGAAAATTTCTGAGGGCGGCAACAGTGGCATTATTTATCGTGTCGCTGATGGAGATGCGCCAGTTTGGATGAGTGGCATGGAATACCAGGTGTTGGACAATGCTGCGTTTCCCAATCTGGAAAAGCCAAGCCACAGCGCCGGCTCAGTGTTTGATATGTATGCGCCCAGTGAAGAGAGTGTCAAACCTGCGGGGCAGTTTAACCAAACTCGTATACGCGTAGAGAACGGAAAGGTCGAACATTGGTTGAACGGCAACAAGATTGTTAGCTACGAGCTATGGTCAGAGGATTGGGGCAAGCGTTTGGCGGGCAGCAAGTTTTCGAATTATCCAGATTTCGCACGCTCTGAAAGCGGCTATATCGCTTTGCAGGATCATGGTGACAAGGTCTGGTATCGCAATATAAAAATTCGGGAGCTATAA
- a CDS encoding LacI family DNA-binding transcriptional regulator: MSNIREVARRSGVSVATVSRALKDPQMVSPRTRERVLKAVEEAGYRPNLLARNFSSGKSYAVMVLVPNIANPFFSRVIRGIEKAAQDQGYSVLLGDTKGDSSNEQFYAGMALTNQADGVIQLGSRYPFAEKDANLAASVPLVNACERIVEDDRYPVVELDNHGAAQEVARHLMKMGHRRIGVITGPSQSPIVRDRLSGFSEALKKRGLELDPEMVVHGEFTMTSGQKGAETLLSTHHRPTAIFCMNDEMAIGAVHQVKRMGLRVPEDVSVTGFDNIEFSQFTDPPLTTINQPAEELGRYAMETLRLIIDGKPLKSSRTILPFELVERESTGPCSYK; the protein is encoded by the coding sequence ATGTCAAACATTCGCGAAGTTGCACGCCGCTCCGGCGTATCGGTCGCGACCGTATCCCGAGCATTGAAAGATCCGCAGATGGTCTCTCCGCGAACCAGAGAGCGGGTGCTAAAGGCTGTAGAGGAGGCGGGCTACCGGCCGAACCTCCTTGCGCGGAACTTCAGTTCGGGCAAGTCATACGCAGTGATGGTTTTGGTTCCCAATATAGCTAATCCATTTTTTTCTCGGGTCATTCGCGGGATTGAGAAAGCTGCACAGGATCAAGGCTATTCGGTGCTGCTGGGGGACACAAAAGGGGATTCCAGCAATGAGCAATTTTATGCAGGTATGGCGCTAACCAATCAAGCGGATGGTGTTATCCAGCTCGGTAGTCGCTATCCGTTTGCAGAGAAGGACGCAAACCTGGCTGCATCTGTTCCTTTGGTGAATGCCTGTGAGCGCATAGTAGAAGATGATCGTTATCCGGTGGTGGAGTTGGATAACCATGGTGCGGCCCAGGAAGTTGCGCGGCACTTGATGAAGATGGGACACCGTCGCATCGGGGTTATTACCGGGCCCTCGCAGAGCCCTATAGTGCGAGACAGGCTGTCCGGATTTTCCGAGGCGCTAAAAAAACGTGGGTTAGAACTTGATCCTGAAATGGTCGTTCATGGGGAATTCACCATGACCTCTGGGCAGAAAGGCGCAGAGACTTTGCTATCGACCCATCATCGGCCGACTGCCATTTTTTGTATGAACGATGAGATGGCAATTGGTGCTGTGCACCAAGTAAAGAGAATGGGCCTCAGGGTGCCGGAAGATGTGTCTGTTACAGGGTTCGATAATATTGAATTCTCACAATTCACAGATCCGCCTTTAACTACGATCAACCAGCCCGCAGAGGAGTTAGGCCGTTACGCAATGGAAACGCTGCGATTGATCATCGATGGCAAGCCATTGAAATCCAGCCGGACTATTTTGCCATTTGAGCTGGTGGAACGGGAGAGTACAGGTCCTTGTTCGTACAAGTGA
- a CDS encoding Gfo/Idh/MocA family protein: MGKKIRMGMVGGGEGAFIGAIHRMAASLDGEIELVAGCFSSNPERGRSSGEKLGLNPERVYQSYEQMFLEESQRPVDERIEFVSVVTPNDLHLPVSFAALRAGFHVLSDKPAACTLEETLALKNEVVRSGYLYGLTHTYAAYPLATQARAILARGELGKVRRVTVAYPQGWLALAGDSSGSKQASWRTDPTRSGESGCFADIGTHAHHLVEFFTGQRISEVCADLQSVVDQRALDDDGAALFKLDQGARGTLTASQACGGEGNNLNISVYCEHGSLFWEQESPNQLQLKRRGEPVALLKAGADCGYLDDEVRALCRTPQGHPEGYIEAFANIYRDFAAQVRCRRQEQPIKESSVVGDIDAGVRAMAFVRGALESSRASSSWVALSPYWE; encoded by the coding sequence ATGGGAAAAAAAATAAGAATGGGCATGGTCGGTGGTGGAGAGGGTGCCTTTATTGGTGCTATCCATCGTATGGCAGCTTCCCTCGACGGTGAGATAGAGCTAGTGGCGGGATGTTTTAGCAGTAATCCCGAGCGTGGCCGTAGCAGTGGAGAGAAGTTGGGCCTCAACCCAGAGCGCGTTTACCAGAGTTATGAGCAGATGTTCCTGGAGGAATCCCAGCGTCCTGTTGATGAGCGCATAGAGTTTGTCTCTGTGGTAACTCCCAATGATTTACATCTACCAGTTTCTTTTGCCGCACTGCGAGCGGGGTTTCATGTTCTCTCTGATAAGCCAGCCGCTTGCACACTTGAGGAAACCCTTGCGCTCAAAAACGAGGTCGTGCGAAGCGGCTATCTCTATGGTTTGACTCATACCTATGCGGCTTATCCACTTGCGACACAGGCCAGGGCAATCTTAGCCAGGGGAGAGCTAGGGAAAGTCCGCCGAGTGACTGTTGCCTATCCACAAGGCTGGCTGGCATTGGCTGGCGACTCCAGCGGAAGTAAACAAGCCAGTTGGCGGACAGACCCCACACGCTCGGGAGAAAGCGGCTGTTTTGCAGACATTGGTACCCATGCTCATCACTTGGTCGAATTCTTTACCGGTCAGCGTATCTCTGAGGTCTGTGCGGACTTGCAATCAGTAGTCGACCAAAGGGCCCTGGATGATGATGGTGCGGCGCTATTTAAATTAGATCAGGGTGCGCGCGGCACCCTGACAGCCAGCCAAGCCTGCGGTGGGGAAGGGAATAACCTGAATATCAGCGTTTATTGCGAACATGGCTCGCTGTTCTGGGAGCAGGAATCTCCCAATCAATTGCAGTTAAAGCGTAGGGGGGAGCCAGTGGCCCTTTTGAAGGCTGGTGCAGACTGTGGATACCTGGATGACGAGGTCCGAGCTCTTTGTCGAACACCGCAGGGGCATCCTGAAGGTTATATAGAGGCCTTTGCGAATATTTACCGCGACTTTGCTGCCCAGGTTCGATGCCGCCGGCAAGAACAACCCATTAAAGAAAGTTCTGTCGTGGGGGATATTGATGCGGGTGTCCGTGCTATGGCATTTGTGCGCGGTGCATTGGAAAGCAGCCGTGCGAGTTCTTCTTGGGTGGCGCTGTCGCCATATTGGGAATAA
- a CDS encoding sugar phosphate isomerase/epimerase family protein yields the protein MKAPRIQGPGIFLAQFLPPSDQPASLESMACWASDLGYKGIQVPTWDKRIFDLELASSSQAYCDDVLGICEKAGVEISELSTHLQGQLVAAHPAYKEMLDIFSPEEVRGNLPARAEWASNQLMLAARASANLKLKSHATFSGALLWHTFYPWPQRPAMLVEEGFREQGRLWRPILDAFDSAGVDVCYELHPGEDLHDGLTFERFLYEVEDHPRANILYDPSHLLLQQMDYLAFIDIYHERIKAFHVKDAEFHPSGRAGVYGGYAPWIDRPGRFRSLGDGQVDFRGIFSRLTQYGYDRWAVLEWECCIKDQQQGASEGAPFIRDHLITVAGKAFDDFAGAETDRARNRRILGLD from the coding sequence ATGAAGGCACCCAGAATTCAGGGGCCCGGGATATTTCTCGCCCAGTTCCTCCCTCCGAGCGACCAACCGGCTTCACTGGAGTCTATGGCTTGCTGGGCATCGGATCTGGGTTATAAAGGCATTCAAGTTCCCACTTGGGACAAGCGTATCTTTGATCTGGAATTAGCCAGCAGTAGCCAGGCTTATTGTGACGATGTTTTGGGAATCTGTGAGAAGGCGGGAGTCGAAATCTCAGAACTGTCCACGCATTTGCAGGGCCAGCTGGTTGCAGCGCATCCAGCATATAAAGAGATGCTGGATATTTTTTCCCCAGAGGAAGTGCGAGGCAACTTGCCAGCCCGCGCTGAGTGGGCGAGCAATCAACTGATGTTGGCTGCTCGTGCCAGTGCCAATCTAAAGCTTAAGTCGCACGCTACATTTTCTGGCGCACTACTTTGGCATACTTTTTATCCTTGGCCCCAACGCCCCGCAATGTTGGTGGAAGAGGGCTTTCGCGAACAGGGCCGGCTGTGGCGCCCTATATTGGATGCGTTTGACAGTGCTGGAGTTGATGTTTGTTATGAGCTTCACCCTGGTGAAGATCTGCATGATGGGCTGACCTTTGAACGTTTCCTCTACGAAGTGGAGGACCACCCAAGAGCGAATATCCTCTATGACCCCAGCCACCTGCTTTTACAGCAGATGGACTACCTGGCTTTTATCGATATCTATCACGAGCGAATCAAGGCGTTTCACGTGAAAGATGCTGAATTCCATCCGAGTGGTAGGGCCGGAGTTTATGGTGGTTATGCCCCTTGGATTGATAGACCTGGCCGCTTCCGTTCCCTGGGCGATGGTCAAGTGGACTTCCGTGGGATTTTCAGCCGCTTGACCCAATACGGTTACGACCGCTGGGCGGTACTCGAATGGGAGTGTTGCATTAAGGATCAACAACAGGGGGCCAGTGAGGGTGCACCATTTATTCGGGATCACCTGATTACCGTGGCAGGCAAGGCTTTTGATGATTTTGCTGGTGCAGAAACAGATCGCGCGCGAAATCGTCGGATTTTAGGATTGGATTAA
- the tatA gene encoding twin-arginine translocase TatA/TatE family subunit → MGISGISLWQILIVLVLAVLLFGSGKIRRMGEDLGGAISGFRRSLKDNGEEGFSAESPSKSSAEVSQIGGRQ, encoded by the coding sequence ATGGGTATTTCAGGAATCAGTCTCTGGCAAATCCTGATAGTACTGGTGCTTGCAGTTTTACTGTTTGGCAGCGGCAAGATTCGTCGTATGGGAGAAGACCTGGGGGGAGCAATCAGTGGCTTTCGCCGCTCTTTAAAGGATAACGGAGAAGAAGGCTTCTCTGCAGAATCTCCCTCAAAATCTTCTGCTGAGGTTTCCCAAATAGGAGGGCGGCAATGA
- a CDS encoding tRNA-dependent cyclodipeptide synthase, whose amino-acid sequence MKVEFATSRSQEIYEMADLAVIGVSPFNSYFSEGQIARLAKWAQSHFKRVMFFIPDNAAEYTQIALGYEEEKARKRARRQCHYLHNKVYRASGSCAVDSELVDSEWLKQSELYSRWLYQFEQEFHLNDGFREGCLEASRWVLEHHLAEEEVTFEMVSIAVRYLLAELPVILHSADIVGTDSSCFCYHSCPRYLDDLFHESGQEAAGERNGYVIVRNDGE is encoded by the coding sequence ATGAAGGTTGAATTTGCAACGTCGCGTTCACAAGAAATCTATGAGATGGCTGACCTAGCGGTAATAGGTGTAAGTCCTTTCAACAGCTACTTTTCCGAGGGGCAGATTGCTCGGCTTGCAAAGTGGGCGCAAAGTCACTTTAAGCGAGTCATGTTTTTTATTCCCGATAATGCTGCTGAATATACACAGATCGCACTTGGCTATGAGGAAGAGAAGGCGAGAAAAAGAGCTCGACGACAGTGCCACTATCTGCATAACAAGGTCTATCGCGCTTCGGGCTCATGTGCTGTAGACAGTGAATTGGTTGACTCCGAGTGGTTAAAACAATCTGAGCTCTATTCTCGCTGGCTCTATCAGTTTGAGCAGGAGTTTCACTTGAATGATGGTTTCCGCGAGGGTTGTCTGGAAGCCAGTAGATGGGTGCTGGAGCACCATCTAGCGGAAGAAGAAGTTACATTCGAGATGGTTTCAATAGCGGTGAGATATCTTTTGGCGGAGTTGCCGGTGATTTTGCATTCTGCAGATATCGTGGGTACAGATTCCTCATGTTTCTGCTATCACAGCTGTCCCAGATATTTAGATGACCTCTTTCACGAGAGTGGTCAAGAGGCTGCGGGAGAGAGAAATGGTTATGTGATTGTGAGAAATGACGGTGAGTAA
- a CDS encoding sugar phosphate isomerase/epimerase family protein — protein sequence MTINRRRFLANSARLAALGLAAPLIGFSRLSHSTASERFFKISLAQWSLHRQLRSGALKVLDFPVKTRKVFGIEAVEYVNQFFKGQAKDLKFLAAMKARAEDHNVRSLLIMVDGEGDLGDPDKGKRKQAIENHYKWVEAAKYLNCHSVRVNAAGQGSREEVGKAAVEGLRALSEFAQNFNINVIVENHGGYSSSGEWLSQVLQRVDMSNCGSLPDFGNFGDYDRYLGVQQLMPFAQGVSAKSFEFDSAGIEINTDFARMLRIIRDAGYRGYIGIEFEGPGDEDHGILATKQLLEQLGRKVELFAQLNEKN from the coding sequence ATGACTATCAATAGAAGGCGGTTTTTGGCAAATAGTGCAAGGCTGGCAGCTTTGGGGCTTGCTGCTCCCCTTATTGGGTTTAGTCGTCTTAGCCACAGCACTGCAAGTGAACGCTTTTTCAAAATCTCTTTAGCCCAGTGGTCCCTGCATCGGCAACTGCGAAGTGGAGCTCTTAAGGTTCTGGACTTTCCAGTAAAAACACGCAAAGTTTTTGGCATTGAAGCGGTTGAGTATGTCAATCAGTTCTTTAAGGGTCAGGCAAAGGACTTGAAGTTTCTCGCTGCAATGAAGGCTAGAGCAGAAGACCATAATGTTCGCAGTCTGTTGATTATGGTTGATGGCGAAGGCGACCTAGGCGACCCCGATAAAGGCAAGAGAAAGCAGGCCATAGAGAACCATTACAAATGGGTCGAAGCGGCTAAGTACCTCAATTGTCACTCTGTGCGTGTCAATGCCGCAGGGCAGGGGAGCCGCGAAGAAGTGGGTAAGGCTGCTGTTGAGGGGCTGCGCGCGCTTTCGGAATTCGCCCAGAATTTCAATATTAACGTGATTGTTGAGAACCATGGTGGCTATTCATCGAGCGGGGAGTGGTTGTCACAGGTCCTTCAGCGTGTAGATATGTCCAACTGTGGCAGCTTGCCGGATTTTGGAAACTTCGGAGATTACGATCGCTATTTGGGGGTTCAGCAACTGATGCCGTTCGCCCAGGGTGTTAGTGCCAAAAGCTTTGAGTTCGATTCAGCGGGAATTGAAATCAATACGGATTTTGCTCGGATGTTACGGATAATTCGCGATGCGGGTTATCGAGGCTATATCGGCATTGAGTTTGAAGGGCCGGGAGATGAGGACCATGGAATCCTGGCAACTAAGCAGCTGCTTGAGCAGCTTGGCAGGAAGGTGGAGCTGTTCGCGCAACTAAATGAAAAAAATTGA
- a CDS encoding lipocalin family protein: MKGLVKGLGVLLLAFGGQLSWADNESELETVPYVDVYQYVGKWYEIARLPQIFQPACTAVTADYGLNDDGTLSVFNFCRILHPKYGFPISVQGTATPLDDTNSKLAVSFFDGKTNGNYWVLELDPAYQWSLVGDPDRSSLYLLSRTPQLDEAIVDELLELAVTKHGYNIDHIIMTKQLPN, from the coding sequence ATGAAGGGTTTGGTAAAAGGTTTGGGGGTTCTTCTATTGGCTTTTGGAGGGCAGCTCTCCTGGGCTGATAATGAATCTGAGCTTGAGACGGTCCCCTACGTGGACGTCTATCAGTACGTTGGCAAGTGGTATGAAATAGCCCGACTGCCACAGATCTTCCAGCCTGCCTGTACAGCAGTCACGGCAGACTACGGTCTCAACGATGATGGCACACTCAGTGTTTTCAACTTTTGCCGAATCCTACACCCAAAGTACGGTTTTCCCATCAGCGTGCAAGGTACCGCTACCCCTCTAGATGATACGAATAGCAAACTTGCGGTTTCATTCTTCGATGGTAAGACCAACGGTAACTATTGGGTCCTGGAGCTAGATCCCGCTTATCAATGGTCCCTGGTTGGGGACCCCGATCGCAGCAGCCTCTATCTTCTAAGTCGAACTCCACAGCTGGATGAGGCCATTGTCGATGAGCTGCTTGAATTGGCTGTCACTAAGCACGGTTACAATATCGACCACATCATAATGACCAAGCAGCTACCAAATTAA
- a CDS encoding MFS transporter, giving the protein MSTMITPQNKRIFLVGNLSIFMIGLGMAVRTVIATNLQEDIYNHIDLANSTTMLGEAIGITFAGFAFTLLFGSALVDLVGIKRMLMLSSIGYVLGSLLIIAASFVAPGEGVENLVLAGLLLTGLGWGAVEAASNPMVAAVDPENKTQRLNVLHAWWPAGIVVGGLLGLSISALELPWQLNLVVLALPAVVMAWLVAKTDFPVTERVSSGISYGEMFKEVFKQPMFILLWVCMWLTAATELAPGQWVDLTLSRVVGMKGILILVYVSMLMFVMRHFAGRLAKKLSSIGLLWLSSLLAAIGLYCLGMARTPVTAFLAATVWGIGVCYMWPTMLATVSERFVRGGALFLGLLGFAGGMSIQFVLPKLGAIFDNAKIEAAGGLEAFEKLRGDELDAVLATASVESFQSLAVVPLILLPIFAFIWLWDRRQAASKSEAAVSVGNP; this is encoded by the coding sequence ATGAGTACGATGATAACGCCCCAGAACAAGAGAATATTCTTGGTGGGTAATCTCTCCATTTTTATGATTGGCTTGGGCATGGCTGTGCGGACGGTGATAGCCACTAACTTGCAGGAAGATATCTATAACCATATAGACCTAGCTAACTCCACAACTATGCTCGGTGAAGCAATTGGTATTACCTTTGCTGGATTTGCTTTCACACTTCTATTTGGAAGCGCACTTGTGGACTTGGTCGGTATCAAGCGAATGCTGATGCTCTCATCTATAGGCTATGTATTGGGCAGTTTGCTTATTATTGCTGCCTCTTTTGTGGCTCCTGGGGAGGGGGTAGAGAATCTGGTACTAGCCGGCCTGTTACTGACAGGCTTGGGCTGGGGTGCCGTGGAGGCAGCCAGTAATCCTATGGTTGCTGCAGTCGACCCAGAAAATAAAACGCAACGTTTAAACGTACTACATGCTTGGTGGCCTGCAGGCATTGTGGTTGGAGGATTACTGGGATTGTCAATCTCTGCCCTCGAGCTTCCCTGGCAGTTGAACCTTGTCGTGTTGGCACTGCCGGCTGTAGTTATGGCTTGGCTAGTGGCTAAAACTGATTTCCCTGTAACTGAACGGGTTTCTTCCGGTATCAGTTATGGCGAAATGTTTAAAGAGGTATTCAAGCAGCCGATGTTTATCCTGCTGTGGGTGTGCATGTGGCTGACCGCCGCAACCGAGTTGGCCCCTGGGCAGTGGGTAGACCTGACCCTGTCACGCGTTGTTGGCATGAAGGGTATTCTTATTCTTGTTTATGTCAGCATGTTGATGTTTGTGATGCGCCACTTTGCCGGACGGCTGGCAAAGAAACTGTCCTCTATCGGACTTCTATGGTTAAGCAGTCTCCTTGCCGCAATTGGGCTCTATTGCCTGGGTATGGCTAGGACGCCAGTAACTGCATTTTTGGCAGCGACTGTCTGGGGCATTGGTGTTTGTTATATGTGGCCCACTATGCTGGCCACAGTCTCCGAGCGTTTTGTGCGCGGTGGGGCATTGTTTCTGGGATTGCTGGGTTTTGCCGGTGGTATGTCTATCCAATTTGTTCTGCCAAAGCTTGGCGCTATTTTTGACAATGCCAAGATTGAGGCAGCGGGGGGCTTGGAAGCCTTTGAAAAGCTGAGAGGGGATGAGTTGGATGCGGTATTAGCCACCGCTTCTGTTGAGTCATTCCAGTCATTGGCAGTAGTTCCACTTATCCTGCTCCCCATTTTTGCCTTTATTTGGCTTTGGGATCGAAGGCAAGCAGCCAGCAAATCAGAAGCAGCCGTTTCAGTGGGGAATCCGTAG
- a CDS encoding GMC oxidoreductase — protein sequence MASEDIENKEYDALIVGSGAGGGMAAYVLATAGLKVLLLEAGRSYDPVKETPMFNLPKDAPLRGGSTPEKPFGFYDATVDGGWQVPGEPYTQGSQEKGRRFDWWRARMLGGRTNHWGRISLRMGEYDFKPYSRDGLGFDWPISYQDLAPYYDKTEMLIGVYGTNEGLENTPDSSDGVLLPPPNPRAYELLAKKACDKLGIPVIPSHLAILSERLDHENIPQKLFPDNKLAQDVTRESMKSRAACFWATPCGRGCSIKANFQSTTVLLPPALATGNLDIITDAMVREVTVDKKGKANGVVYIDKDTRQEKFASARAVVVAASAAETSRILLNSKSTLFPDGIANGSGVVGKYLMDTVGAGVGGQIPALENMPAHNEDGASAMHMYMPWWLYKEQLRGDLNFARGYHIEFGGGRSMPGAGAFGGMGDFTEGAYGKDLKKACRRYYGSFVWFDGRGEMIPNDDSYCEIDKNQVDQWGIPVLKFHWKWSDQELNQAAHMHKTFAEIIEGMGGNVTTTVQTDGAKAIINGGAIIHEVGTARMGSNPKDSVLNPYCQSWEVPNLFLTDGAPFVSNADKNPTLTIMALAWRTCDYIVEQFKKRNI from the coding sequence ATGGCGAGTGAAGATATCGAGAATAAAGAGTACGACGCCTTAATAGTCGGCTCTGGTGCTGGGGGCGGCATGGCTGCCTATGTGCTGGCCACAGCCGGTTTAAAGGTACTGCTGCTTGAAGCGGGACGATCCTACGACCCGGTCAAAGAAACCCCTATGTTTAACTTGCCCAAAGACGCACCCCTGCGCGGTGGTAGTACGCCAGAAAAACCGTTCGGTTTTTACGATGCGACAGTGGATGGTGGCTGGCAGGTACCCGGCGAGCCCTATACCCAGGGATCTCAAGAGAAAGGTCGACGTTTTGACTGGTGGCGAGCGCGTATGCTGGGTGGCCGCACGAACCATTGGGGGCGTATTTCCCTGCGTATGGGTGAATACGACTTTAAGCCCTACTCAAGGGATGGGCTCGGCTTTGACTGGCCCATCAGCTACCAAGACCTGGCACCCTACTACGATAAAACCGAGATGCTTATTGGTGTCTACGGCACCAATGAGGGATTGGAAAATACTCCGGACTCTTCCGACGGCGTATTATTGCCGCCCCCTAACCCCCGTGCTTATGAACTGCTAGCGAAAAAAGCTTGTGATAAGCTGGGTATCCCCGTGATCCCCTCACACTTGGCGATTCTCAGTGAGCGCCTCGACCATGAAAATATTCCGCAGAAGCTGTTCCCCGATAACAAGCTTGCCCAGGATGTAACCCGCGAATCGATGAAATCCCGCGCTGCCTGTTTTTGGGCCACACCCTGTGGTCGCGGTTGTTCCATCAAGGCAAATTTCCAGTCCACCACAGTACTACTGCCTCCTGCGTTGGCTACAGGCAACCTAGACATCATCACTGACGCGATGGTGCGCGAAGTTACCGTTGATAAGAAAGGCAAAGCCAACGGGGTTGTTTACATTGATAAAGATACCCGTCAGGAAAAGTTTGCCAGTGCCCGCGCCGTTGTCGTCGCGGCCAGTGCCGCCGAGACATCGCGTATTCTTCTCAATTCAAAAAGTACCTTATTCCCAGACGGTATCGCCAACGGCAGTGGTGTTGTAGGTAAATACCTGATGGATACTGTGGGTGCCGGAGTCGGTGGCCAAATTCCAGCCCTGGAAAATATGCCCGCCCATAACGAAGACGGCGCGTCGGCAATGCATATGTATATGCCCTGGTGGCTATATAAAGAGCAGTTGCGCGGAGACCTGAATTTTGCGCGCGGTTATCACATTGAATTCGGTGGTGGCCGCAGTATGCCTGGAGCAGGTGCCTTCGGTGGTATGGGTGACTTTACCGAAGGTGCCTATGGTAAAGATTTGAAAAAGGCCTGCCGACGCTATTACGGCTCCTTTGTTTGGTTCGATGGTCGTGGGGAAATGATCCCTAATGATGATAGTTACTGTGAAATTGACAAGAATCAAGTTGACCAGTGGGGTATCCCGGTTCTGAAATTCCACTGGAAGTGGAGCGACCAGGAGCTCAATCAGGCTGCCCACATGCACAAAACCTTCGCCGAAATTATCGAGGGTATGGGCGGCAATGTGACCACAACGGTACAGACGGATGGTGCCAAGGCCATTATCAACGGTGGTGCAATTATTCATGAAGTTGGCACCGCGCGAATGGGTTCCAACCCGAAAGACTCTGTGCTCAACCCTTACTGCCAGTCTTGGGAGGTTCCGAACCTCTTTTTAACCGACGGCGCTCCCTTTGTTTCCAATGCCGATAAAAATCCAACCCTGACCATTATGGCGCTGGCTTGGCGTACCTGTGACTACATCGTGGAACAGTTTAAAAAGAGGAACATTTGA